From Azospirillum baldaniorum, the proteins below share one genomic window:
- the hflX gene encoding GTPase HflX, which translates to MPDSDDRPSPRSAASVSRSVQGNDPDRAGPPSAGRALVILPVLSTHPDDGNAAARQPDARLSEAIALAQAIRLEVPHAEVIRVARPDPATLFGRGTADRIGGMVEAFHADLVVIDHPLSPVQQRNLERRCMAKVIDRTGLILEIFGERAHTREGQLQVELAALTYQRSRLVRSWTHLERQRGGFGFLGGPGESQLELDRRLIAERISRLKSDLEEVRRTRKLHRSARQRGGTPLVALVGYTNAGKSTLFNRLSGAGVTAEDMLFATLDPTVRRIALSSGKTMALSDTVGFVSELPTQLVAAFRATLEEVQAADLILHVRDVSHPDTAAQKADVDSVLADLGIDAANDPRVVEVLNKTDQMPATARGALHMRLANQRMMEGEERAVAVSALTGEGLDDLLDLLDRRVSAERQVLELSVNLSDGRALAWLYEHGQVLDRRDEDGQAHVHVALAPADAARFESRFVGQDSR; encoded by the coding sequence ATGCCTGATTCCGACGACCGCCCGTCACCCCGTTCCGCCGCCTCGGTTTCCCGCAGCGTCCAGGGCAACGATCCTGACCGGGCGGGTCCGCCCTCCGCCGGCCGCGCCCTGGTCATCCTGCCGGTCCTGTCCACGCACCCCGACGATGGAAACGCCGCGGCGCGCCAGCCAGACGCGCGGCTTTCAGAAGCGATCGCGCTTGCCCAGGCCATCCGCCTGGAGGTGCCGCACGCCGAGGTGATCCGCGTCGCCCGCCCCGACCCCGCCACCCTGTTCGGGCGCGGCACCGCCGATCGGATCGGCGGCATGGTGGAGGCCTTCCACGCCGATCTCGTGGTGATCGACCATCCGCTCAGCCCGGTGCAGCAGCGCAATCTGGAGCGCCGCTGCATGGCCAAGGTGATCGACCGCACCGGCCTCATCCTGGAGATCTTCGGGGAGCGCGCCCACACCCGCGAGGGCCAGTTGCAGGTCGAACTGGCCGCCCTGACCTACCAGCGGTCGCGGCTGGTCCGGTCCTGGACCCACCTGGAGCGGCAGCGCGGCGGTTTCGGCTTCCTGGGCGGCCCCGGCGAAAGCCAGCTCGAACTCGACCGCCGCCTGATCGCCGAGCGCATCAGCCGCCTGAAGTCGGACCTGGAGGAGGTGCGGCGGACCCGCAAGCTGCACCGCTCCGCCCGGCAGCGCGGCGGCACGCCGCTGGTGGCGCTGGTCGGCTACACCAACGCCGGCAAATCGACGCTGTTCAACCGGCTGTCCGGCGCCGGGGTCACCGCCGAGGACATGCTGTTCGCCACGCTCGACCCCACGGTGCGCCGGATCGCGCTCTCCTCCGGCAAGACCATGGCCCTGTCGGACACGGTGGGATTCGTGTCGGAACTGCCGACCCAACTCGTCGCCGCCTTCCGAGCCACGCTGGAGGAGGTGCAGGCCGCCGACCTGATCCTGCATGTCCGCGACGTCTCGCATCCCGACACGGCGGCGCAGAAGGCGGACGTGGATTCTGTGCTGGCAGACCTCGGGATCGATGCCGCCAACGACCCGCGGGTGGTGGAGGTTTTGAACAAGACCGACCAGATGCCGGCGACGGCCCGCGGCGCGCTCCACATGCGCCTCGCCAACCAGCGGATGATGGAGGGAGAGGAACGGGCCGTCGCCGTGTCCGCCCTGACCGGGGAGGGGCTGGACGACCTGCTGGATCTTCTGGACCGCCGCGTATCGGCCGAGCGGCAGGTGCTGGAGTTGAGCGTCAACCTGTCGGACGGACGCGCCCTGGCGTGGCTGTACGAGCATGGGCAGGTGCTGGATCGCCGGGACGAGGATGGGCAGGCCCATGTGCACGTGGCCTTGGCCCCCGCCGACGCCGCCCGCTTCGAAAGCCGGTTCGTCGGGCAGGACAGCCGTTGA
- a CDS encoding DUF2934 domain-containing protein has translation MSQKPEQDRAERVRRRAHDIWERDGRPDGRHDEHWAQAEAEVDDEIRAERQSEETESSASDASPKRRSKPTAAKPAPAKPKATPKATRGSGTRAAAENLSAVAAGRTEQTGTTKTGGQISRGGAASGKPGKASRRDASRG, from the coding sequence ATGAGCCAAAAGCCGGAACAGGATCGGGCCGAGCGTGTTCGCCGGCGCGCCCACGACATTTGGGAACGGGATGGCCGCCCCGACGGCCGGCATGACGAGCATTGGGCTCAGGCCGAAGCCGAGGTCGACGACGAGATCCGCGCCGAGCGGCAGAGCGAGGAGACGGAAAGCAGCGCGTCGGATGCTTCACCGAAACGGCGCTCGAAGCCGACCGCAGCGAAGCCGGCCCCCGCGAAACCCAAAGCCACGCCCAAAGCCACTCGCGGCAGCGGCACGCGGGCGGCCGCTGAGAATCTGTCAGCGGTGGCCGCCGGACGGACGGAGCAAACCGGAACGACCAAGACCGGCGGCCAGATCTCCCGCGGCGGGGCGGCCAGCGGCAAGCCGGGCAAGGCGTCGCGCCGGGATGCCTCGCGCGGCTGA
- the ilvD gene encoding dihydroxy-acid dehydratase encodes MPHYRSRTSTHGRNMAGARGLWRATGMKDGDFGKPIIAIANSFTQFVPGHVHLKDLGQLVAREIEKAGGVAKEFNTIAVDDGIAMGHDGMLYSLPSRELIADAVEYMVNAHCADALVCISNCDKITPGMLMAAMRLNIPAVFVSGGPMEAGKVNWRGKTKAVDLIDAMVAAADPTVSDEEAAVMERGSCPTCGSCSGMFTANSMNCLTEALGLSLPGNGTILATHADRKELFLAAGRMAVELCRRWYQEEDATALPRGIATFEAFENAMTLDIAMGGSTNTVLHLLAAAQEGQVPFTMADIDRLSRRVPNVCKVAPAVSDVHIEDVHKAGGIFGILGELDRGGLLNRDVATVHAKTLGDALDRWDVKRTQDEGVHTMFKAAPGGIPTTIAFSQEKRWPELDLDRDKGVIRSVDSAFSKDGGLAVLFGNIAEKGCIVKTAGVDASNLVFAGPARVFESQDAAVEAILGDTVKAGDVVVIRYEGPRGGPGMQEMLYPTSYLKSKGLGKACALVTDGRFSGGTSGLSIGHASPEAAQGGAIGLVQDGDRIEIDIPNRKINLALSDEELQRRRDAENAKGADAWKPANRNRVVSPALRAYAALTTSADRGAVRDVSQVEGIAMKR; translated from the coding sequence ATGCCGCATTATCGCTCCCGCACTTCCACGCACGGCCGCAACATGGCGGGCGCCCGCGGCCTGTGGCGCGCGACGGGCATGAAGGACGGCGATTTCGGCAAGCCGATCATCGCGATCGCCAACTCCTTCACCCAGTTCGTGCCGGGGCACGTCCACCTGAAGGATCTGGGCCAGCTCGTCGCCCGCGAGATCGAGAAGGCCGGCGGCGTCGCCAAGGAGTTCAACACCATCGCCGTGGACGACGGCATCGCCATGGGCCACGACGGCATGCTCTACAGCCTGCCCTCGCGCGAGCTGATCGCCGACGCCGTCGAGTACATGGTGAACGCCCATTGCGCCGACGCGCTGGTCTGCATCTCCAACTGCGACAAGATCACCCCCGGCATGCTGATGGCCGCCATGCGGCTGAACATTCCGGCGGTCTTCGTGTCGGGCGGCCCGATGGAGGCCGGCAAGGTCAACTGGCGCGGCAAGACAAAGGCCGTGGACCTGATTGACGCCATGGTCGCCGCCGCCGATCCGACGGTGAGCGACGAGGAAGCCGCGGTGATGGAGCGCGGCTCCTGCCCGACCTGCGGCTCCTGCTCCGGCATGTTCACCGCCAATTCGATGAACTGCCTGACCGAGGCGCTGGGGCTCTCGCTGCCCGGCAACGGCACCATCCTGGCGACCCACGCCGACCGCAAGGAGCTGTTCCTGGCCGCCGGCCGCATGGCGGTGGAGCTGTGCCGCCGCTGGTACCAGGAGGAGGACGCCACCGCCCTGCCCCGCGGCATCGCCACCTTCGAGGCGTTCGAAAACGCCATGACGCTCGACATCGCCATGGGCGGCTCCACCAACACGGTGCTGCACCTGCTGGCCGCCGCGCAGGAGGGACAGGTGCCCTTCACCATGGCCGACATCGACCGGCTGTCGCGCCGCGTGCCCAACGTCTGCAAGGTCGCCCCGGCGGTGTCCGACGTCCACATCGAGGACGTGCACAAGGCCGGCGGCATCTTCGGCATCCTGGGCGAGCTGGACCGCGGCGGGCTGCTGAACCGCGACGTCGCGACCGTCCACGCCAAGACGCTGGGCGACGCGCTGGACCGCTGGGACGTCAAGCGCACCCAGGACGAAGGCGTCCACACCATGTTCAAGGCCGCCCCCGGCGGCATCCCCACGACCATCGCCTTCAGCCAGGAGAAGCGCTGGCCGGAACTCGATCTCGACCGCGACAAGGGCGTCATCCGCTCCGTCGACAGCGCCTTCAGCAAGGACGGCGGCCTCGCCGTGCTGTTCGGCAACATCGCCGAGAAGGGCTGCATCGTGAAGACGGCCGGCGTGGACGCCTCCAACCTCGTCTTCGCCGGACCGGCCCGCGTCTTCGAAAGCCAGGACGCGGCGGTCGAGGCCATCCTGGGCGACACGGTCAAGGCGGGCGACGTGGTGGTCATCCGCTACGAAGGCCCGCGCGGCGGCCCCGGCATGCAGGAGATGCTCTACCCGACGAGCTACCTGAAGTCGAAGGGGCTGGGCAAGGCCTGCGCCCTGGTCACCGACGGCCGCTTCTCCGGCGGCACCTCGGGCCTGTCGATCGGCCACGCCTCGCCGGAAGCGGCGCAGGGCGGTGCCATCGGCCTCGTCCAGGACGGCGACCGGATCGAAATCGACATCCCCAACCGCAAGATCAACCTCGCCCTGTCCGACGAGGAGCTGCAACGCCGCCGCGACGCCGAGAACGCCAAGGGCGCCGACGCCTGGAAGCCGGCCAACCGCAACCGCGTCGTCTCGCCGGCCCTGCGCGCCTATGCCGCCCTGACCACCAGCGCCGACCGCGGCGCGGTGCGTGACGTGTCGCAGGTCGAAGGCATCGCCATGAAGCGCTGA
- a CDS encoding sensor histidine kinase, which translates to MTLAQLTRLRGHKGLGFMFALATFAVAMVARLALDDRLPAGFPFLTFFPAVIVTTFLAGLWPGIVTALLSGLASWYFFLGTTQSLDLAPGSALALGFFGLVVAVDIAVIHTMNVALERLAEERNRSARLTQQTQVMFSELQHRVSNNLQLASSLIAIQKSKVKDPEARRALEEAAGRLSTLGRLHRRLHAPHDGPMDMEPFLRELCQDILKTSGAERIDCTVSAAESDLPPDTLIPLALILAELVSNALEHGFPNGEAGRIAVDLRADDGELVLTVRDDGAGLPDGFTLARPSSLGLKIVSSLAAQIGGSFSMTGSRGQGTTARLVLSQTMAS; encoded by the coding sequence ATGACTCTTGCCCAGCTCACCCGATTGCGCGGGCACAAGGGTTTGGGGTTCATGTTCGCGCTGGCGACCTTTGCCGTCGCCATGGTGGCGCGCCTTGCCCTGGACGACCGGTTGCCGGCGGGGTTCCCCTTCCTGACCTTCTTCCCGGCGGTCATCGTCACCACCTTCCTGGCCGGGCTTTGGCCGGGCATCGTGACCGCACTGCTGAGCGGACTGGCCTCCTGGTATTTCTTCCTCGGCACCACCCAATCGCTCGACCTCGCGCCCGGCAGCGCACTGGCGCTTGGCTTCTTCGGGTTGGTCGTGGCGGTGGACATCGCCGTGATCCACACCATGAACGTGGCGCTGGAGCGGCTGGCGGAGGAGCGCAACCGCAGCGCCCGCCTGACCCAGCAGACCCAGGTGATGTTCAGCGAGCTTCAGCACCGCGTGTCCAACAACCTTCAACTCGCCTCCTCGCTGATCGCCATCCAGAAGTCCAAGGTCAAGGATCCGGAAGCCCGCCGTGCGCTGGAGGAGGCCGCGGGAAGGCTGTCCACATTGGGCCGTCTGCACCGCCGGCTCCACGCGCCCCATGACGGCCCGATGGATATGGAGCCGTTCCTGCGCGAACTGTGTCAGGACATCCTGAAGACCTCCGGGGCGGAACGGATCGACTGCACGGTCAGCGCCGCCGAGTCCGACCTGCCGCCGGACACCCTGATTCCGCTGGCCCTGATCCTCGCCGAACTGGTCAGCAACGCCCTGGAGCACGGTTTCCCCAATGGCGAGGCCGGGCGGATCGCCGTCGATTTGCGCGCCGATGACGGAGAGCTGGTGCTGACGGTGCGCGACGACGGGGCGGGACTTCCCGATGGCTTCACCCTGGCGCGCCCCTCCAGTCTCGGCCTGAAGATCGTCAGTTCGCTGGCCGCCCAGATCGGCGGAAGCTTCAGCATGACCGGATCGCGCGGACAGGGCACCACCGCCCGGTTGGTTCTTTCCCAGACCATGGCCTCCTGA
- a CDS encoding DUF1624 domain-containing protein — protein sequence MPILPTSSASAASATTTARRVGVIDTARGVALLAMALYHGSWDLTYLGLADFDLFGDPLWLAARTGILGSFLILSGLSLVLAAEGGIDQRRFLRRFALLVLAAGGVSAVSMVMFPDSPIVFGVLHHMAVASLLGLALLRLPWPVLLLLGVAVIALGETVALPLFDEPWLRWIGLMTFEPQSNDYVPLFPWFGGFLFGMALGRLWRPAPTRAPGGAVGRGFAWAGRHSLAVYLLHQPVLFGSLSLLAMGIGADPADVRSFQTSCAATCTSSGGEVAHCTATCRCVADDLNRAGLWSDFVHDRLSADGARKVDGVIQSCGSR from the coding sequence ATGCCCATCCTCCCCACCTCATCCGCATCGGCGGCCTCGGCGACCACGACGGCGCGGCGCGTTGGCGTCATCGACACGGCGCGCGGTGTGGCCTTGCTCGCCATGGCCCTCTATCACGGCTCCTGGGACCTGACCTATCTCGGGCTGGCCGATTTCGACCTGTTCGGCGATCCGCTGTGGCTGGCCGCGCGCACCGGGATCCTCGGCAGCTTCCTGATCCTGTCGGGTCTCAGCCTCGTCCTGGCGGCGGAGGGCGGCATCGACCAGCGCCGTTTCCTGCGGCGCTTCGCCCTGCTTGTGCTGGCCGCAGGCGGCGTGTCGGCTGTGTCGATGGTCATGTTTCCGGACAGCCCGATCGTCTTCGGCGTGCTGCACCATATGGCGGTGGCCAGTCTGCTCGGCCTCGCCCTGCTGCGCCTACCCTGGCCTGTGCTTCTGCTGCTCGGCGTTGCGGTGATCGCGCTGGGTGAGACGGTCGCCCTTCCACTGTTCGATGAGCCCTGGCTGCGCTGGATCGGGTTGATGACCTTCGAGCCGCAATCGAACGACTATGTGCCGTTGTTCCCCTGGTTCGGCGGCTTCCTGTTCGGGATGGCGCTGGGGCGGCTGTGGCGTCCAGCCCCGACGAGGGCTCCGGGCGGAGCGGTCGGGCGCGGGTTTGCCTGGGCCGGCCGGCACAGCTTGGCGGTGTATCTCCTCCACCAGCCCGTGTTGTTCGGCTCGCTGTCCTTGCTGGCGATGGGGATTGGTGCCGACCCGGCGGACGTCCGCAGCTTCCAGACCTCCTGCGCGGCGACCTGCACCAGCAGTGGCGGCGAGGTGGCGCACTGCACCGCCACCTGCCGCTGCGTGGCCGACGATTTGAACCGGGCTGGCCTGTGGTCCGACTTCGTCCACGACCGGCTGAGCGCGGACGGCGCCCGCAAGGTCGACGGCGTCATTCAGAGCTGCGGCAGCCGCTGA
- a CDS encoding YihY/virulence factor BrkB family protein, producing MLGLSRRHRNQYPRVEMGGRGRSAAKPSDIPKAGWKDILWRTWEEQGKDNISIVAAGVAYYALFAIFPAIAALVSLYGLVFDPAGVEQQVNQLAGLLPPEALNVLRDQARNVASAPQEGLGFGVLFGLALTLWSASRGTNSLITALNIAYGEEERRSFIRLAGLSLVLTLAGLVFVIVTLALIVAVPAAINFLGLRDTPIGWAASLARWPILAVAIVLALAVLYRYGPDRRQPKWRWVTWGSAIATALWIIASVGFSIYVSNFGSYNQTYGSVGAGVVLLLWFNLTSYVILMGAELNAEIEHQTARDTTEEDGRGPKPMGHRDAYVADTVGKRRA from the coding sequence ATGCTGGGGCTGAGCCGTCGCCACCGCAACCAGTATCCGCGCGTCGAGATGGGGGGCCGGGGGCGGTCGGCGGCCAAGCCCTCCGACATTCCCAAGGCGGGTTGGAAGGACATTCTCTGGCGCACCTGGGAGGAGCAGGGAAAGGACAACATCTCCATCGTGGCGGCAGGGGTGGCCTATTACGCCCTGTTCGCCATCTTCCCAGCCATCGCCGCACTGGTGTCGCTCTACGGCCTCGTCTTCGACCCGGCAGGGGTGGAGCAGCAGGTCAATCAACTCGCCGGGCTGCTCCCGCCGGAGGCGCTGAACGTGCTGCGTGATCAGGCGCGCAACGTGGCGTCCGCGCCGCAGGAAGGTCTGGGCTTCGGCGTTCTGTTCGGTCTCGCCCTGACGCTGTGGAGTGCGTCGCGCGGCACCAACTCGCTGATCACCGCGCTGAACATCGCCTACGGTGAGGAGGAGCGGCGCAGCTTCATCCGGCTTGCCGGCCTGTCGCTGGTGTTGACGCTGGCCGGTCTGGTCTTCGTGATCGTGACGTTGGCGCTGATCGTGGCGGTGCCGGCGGCCATCAATTTCCTCGGCCTGCGGGATACCCCGATCGGCTGGGCCGCCAGCCTTGCGCGCTGGCCCATCCTGGCGGTGGCGATCGTGCTGGCTCTCGCCGTGCTCTATCGCTATGGCCCTGACCGGCGGCAGCCGAAATGGCGCTGGGTCACCTGGGGATCGGCCATCGCCACGGCGCTGTGGATCATCGCCTCGGTGGGCTTCTCGATCTACGTCTCGAACTTCGGCAGCTACAACCAGACCTACGGGTCGGTCGGGGCGGGCGTGGTGCTGCTGCTGTGGTTCAACCTGACCTCCTACGTGATCCTGATGGGGGCGGAACTGAACGCGGAGATCGAACATCAGACCGCCCGCGACACCACGGAAGAGGATGGGCGCGGCCCGAAGCCGATGGGGCATCGGGATGCCTATGTCGCCGACACGGTGGGGAAGCGCCGGGCGTAG
- a CDS encoding DUF3618 domain-containing protein → MNRATDPYADTMGGVAAGNTANTTPTSDAPAAPQGRRGTDEIEQDIHAIRGRMDAVLDEIEFRLSPGQMSGGVIEVVRDVVEGNPSRMARAIRSNPWPLAVMAAGALWFAWTVSRTPEVEPTASGTPTGRVVDGTIQDVLSVLVAACRQGATGFRQADMVLDDPDLRARLTQVASQFDRSAAALEAELVRRGGGRDLRIPVHAVWRDLDTELGGARTRGGLLRGLESGVEGTLGLFRNSLHDDLPEELTVIVGAHFHEIETVRHRVGALREAVA, encoded by the coding sequence ATGAACCGAGCCACCGATCCGTATGCCGACACCATGGGCGGCGTCGCGGCGGGCAACACAGCAAACACCACACCCACATCCGACGCCCCGGCAGCGCCGCAGGGCCGGCGTGGGACGGACGAGATCGAGCAGGACATCCACGCCATCCGTGGCCGCATGGACGCGGTTCTCGACGAGATCGAGTTCCGCCTGTCGCCCGGCCAGATGTCAGGGGGAGTCATCGAGGTGGTGCGGGACGTGGTGGAGGGCAACCCGTCGCGCATGGCCCGTGCCATCCGTTCCAACCCCTGGCCGCTGGCCGTGATGGCGGCGGGCGCCCTGTGGTTCGCCTGGACCGTCTCACGCACGCCGGAGGTCGAACCCACCGCCTCCGGAACGCCGACGGGACGGGTCGTCGACGGGACGATCCAGGATGTGCTGAGCGTCCTGGTCGCCGCGTGCCGCCAAGGAGCCACCGGGTTCCGCCAAGCTGACATGGTGCTGGACGATCCCGATTTGAGGGCGCGGCTGACCCAGGTCGCCAGCCAGTTCGATCGCAGCGCCGCCGCCCTGGAGGCGGAACTGGTGCGCCGCGGTGGTGGGCGGGATCTGCGGATTCCCGTCCATGCGGTCTGGCGTGACCTGGACACGGAACTGGGGGGCGCGCGGACGCGCGGAGGGCTGCTCCGTGGGTTGGAAAGCGGAGTGGAGGGAACGTTGGGTCTGTTCCGCAACAGCCTCCACGATGACCTGCCCGAGGAACTGACGGTGATCGTCGGGGCCCATTTCCATGAGATCGAGACAGTGCGCCACCGTGTCGGCGCTCTGCGCGAAGCGGTCGCGTGA